The Streptococcus sp. VT 162 genome has a window encoding:
- a CDS encoding spermidine/purescine ABC transporter permease gives MKKFANLYLAFVFIVLYLPIFYLIGYAFNVGDDMNSFTGFSLSHFKTMFGDGRLMLILTQTFFLAFLSALIATIIGTFGAIYIYQSRKKYQEAFLSLNNILMVAPDVMIGASFLILFTQLKFSLGFLTVLSSHVAFSIPIVVLMVLPRLKEMNDDMIHAAYDLGASQFQMFKEIMLPYLTPSIIAGYFMAFTYSLDDFAVTFFVTGNGFSTLSVEIYSRARKGISLEINALSALVFLFSIILVVGYYFISREKEEQA, from the coding sequence ATGAAAAAATTTGCCAATCTCTACCTAGCCTTTGTCTTTATCGTCCTTTATTTGCCAATTTTTTACTTGATTGGCTATGCCTTTAATGTAGGGGATGATATGAACAGTTTTACCGGCTTTAGTTTGAGCCATTTTAAAACTATGTTTGGTGATGGTCGCCTCATGTTGATCCTCACCCAAACCTTTTTCTTGGCCTTTCTATCAGCCTTGATTGCGACCATTATCGGGACTTTCGGTGCTATCTATATCTACCAGTCTCGTAAGAAATACCAAGAAGCCTTTTTATCACTCAATAATATCCTCATGGTTGCGCCTGACGTTATGATTGGTGCCAGCTTCTTGATTCTCTTTACACAGCTCAAGTTTTCACTTGGCTTTTTGACGGTTCTATCTAGTCACGTGGCCTTTTCCATCCCTATCGTGGTCTTGATGGTCTTGCCTCGTCTCAAGGAGATGAATGATGACATGATTCATGCGGCCTATGACTTGGGTGCCAGCCAGTTTCAGATGTTTAAGGAAATCATGCTACCGTACCTGACTCCGTCTATCATTGCAGGTTATTTCATGGCCTTCACCTATTCGCTGGATGATTTTGCCGTAACCTTCTTTGTGACAGGAAATGGCTTTTCGACTCTATCAGTCGAGATTTACTCTCGTGCTCGTAAGGGAATTTCGCTAGAAATCAATGCCCTTTCTGCCCTTGTCTTTCTCTTTAGTATTATCCTAGTTGTTGGCTATTACTTTATCTCACGTGAGAAGGAGGAGCAAGCATGA